From a single Candidatus Woesearchaeota archaeon genomic region:
- a CDS encoding NAD(P)(+) transhydrogenase (Re/Si-specific) subunit beta, with amino-acid sequence MNYIVEFSYLLAAVLFILGMKLMTHVKSARKGNLLAAVGMFVAVAATLINMKSGDASAGIPASIGWPYIIAGIIVGSIIGMLFSKKVKMTGMPELVAILNGFGGGASVLVAISYVWAKSSSVLSLSDIITVMLSILIGSVTFTGSMVAFAKLKGLIAGRPIVFKGNNLLNGALFIVVLASLVWAVIIRSDIGAAHMMLLAVTIISSILGVLIVTPIGGADMPVVISLLNAYSGLAATATGFVLGNSLLIITGSLVGASGIILSNIMCKAMNRSLLNVLFGGFGQAQQKESKEGEYQNIKECSPEEAALILESAKSVIMVPGYGMAVAQAQHAVQELALALEKKGVNVVFAIHPVAGRMPGHMNVLLAEADVPYEKLKEMDEINNEFKQADAAIVIGANDVVNPAATQNKGSPIYGMPILNVHEAKTVIVIKRSLGAGFAGIKNLLFEYPNTLMLFGDAKEMLKKLTQEVNEL; translated from the coding sequence ATGAATTACATTGTTGAGTTTTCATATTTGCTGGCAGCAGTTCTTTTTATTCTTGGAATGAAACTGATGACTCATGTCAAAAGCGCAAGAAAAGGAAATCTGCTGGCAGCAGTCGGCATGTTTGTTGCTGTTGCTGCGACTTTGATTAATATGAAAAGCGGAGATGCCAGCGCTGGAATTCCTGCTTCAATTGGATGGCCTTATATTATCGCAGGCATAATTGTCGGCAGCATTATTGGAATGCTCTTTTCAAAAAAAGTCAAGATGACAGGCATGCCTGAGCTTGTTGCTATTCTGAACGGCTTTGGAGGCGGCGCATCTGTTTTAGTTGCGATTTCCTATGTTTGGGCAAAAAGCAGTTCAGTTTTGTCTTTGTCAGATATAATTACAGTGATGCTCAGCATACTGATAGGATCTGTTACATTCACAGGCAGCATGGTGGCATTTGCAAAATTGAAAGGGCTGATTGCAGGCAGGCCGATTGTTTTCAAAGGAAATAACTTATTGAATGGCGCGCTTTTTATTGTTGTTTTAGCATCTTTAGTATGGGCGGTTATTATCCGCTCGGATATTGGCGCAGCCCACATGATGCTACTTGCTGTTACAATAATTTCATCTATCTTAGGTGTTCTGATTGTAACCCCAATTGGAGGAGCGGACATGCCTGTTGTGATTTCACTCCTTAATGCATATTCAGGTCTTGCTGCCACAGCAACCGGATTTGTTTTGGGAAACAGCCTGCTGATAATAACAGGATCATTGGTTGGAGCTTCAGGAATTATTCTTTCAAATATAATGTGCAAGGCAATGAACAGATCGCTGCTGAATGTTTTGTTTGGTGGCTTTGGCCAGGCGCAGCAGAAAGAAAGCAAGGAAGGAGAATATCAGAATATCAAGGAATGCTCGCCAGAAGAAGCAGCGCTTATACTGGAATCAGCAAAATCAGTCATTATGGTACCGGGCTATGGAATGGCTGTTGCGCAGGCGCAGCATGCAGTTCAGGAATTAGCTTTAGCATTGGAGAAAAAAGGCGTAAATGTTGTATTTGCAATACACCCTGTTGCAGGAAGGATGCCCGGGCATATGAATGTCTTGCTGGCAGAAGCTGATGTGCCGTATGAAAAATTGAAAGAGATGGATGAGATAAACAATGAATTCAAGCAGGCAGATGCTGCAATTGTTATAGGAGCAAATGATGTTGTGAATCCTGCAGCAACCCAGAATAAAGGAAGCCCTATTTACGGAATGCCTATCCTGAATGTGCATGAAGCAAAGACCGTGATTGTGATCAAGAGAAGCCTTGGAGCGGGATTTGCAGGAATAAAAAATTTATTGTTTGAATATCCGAATACGCTGATGCTTTTCGGAGATGCAAAGGAAATGCTCAAGAAGCTGACGCAGGAAGTTAATGAATTGTGA
- a CDS encoding ribbon-helix-helix protein, CopG family, translating into MEKTEIFKYYNVLLRHTMEAVTVKFQEDVLKKIDETISEHNFNSRTEFIREAVRDKVAELSKEDLVKEFLKYRGKARKKTTYEENRMTKEAVSRELLAELNRRFELK; encoded by the coding sequence TTGGAAAAAACAGAAATCTTTAAATATTACAATGTATTACTTAGGCATACAATGGAAGCCGTAACTGTGAAATTTCAAGAGGATGTGCTGAAAAAGATAGATGAAACCATATCTGAACATAACTTCAATTCCAGAACAGAATTTATAAGGGAAGCAGTAAGAGATAAAGTGGCAGAACTAAGCAAAGAAGACTTAGTTAAAGAGTTTCTAAAATACAGGGGCAAAGCCAGGAAAAAGACTACTTACGAAGAAAACAGAATGACAAAAGAAGCGGTAAGCAGGGAGTTGTTGGCAGAATTAAATAGGAGATTTGAATTAAAATAA
- a CDS encoding DMT family transporter, producing the protein MSIPLGIIFGIIAMIGWGAADFFAAKAVRKTGVLKTFLWSQIIGVILFFIIFSLFFKLPLLSFSAIGIILTAGFLGVISWLAFYKGMQTGKVSIVSPIAACWAVVTVILSLIFLNENLTALKAIGVSLAILGAILASFRLRDLLKLRLKNIAAGMEYAIIALLGWGVYFVLIGFLADKLSWFLPIFLIKTATVFYLLIYSGAAKKNISFPKNAALFVLLIGILEFIAFLSYGIGISYEYTAVVAPIGAAFPMVTVILARIFFKETLELNQKIGIVSVLIGLVLLSI; encoded by the coding sequence ATGAGTATTCCGCTTGGCATAATCTTCGGTATCATTGCAATGATCGGCTGGGGAGCTGCTGATTTTTTTGCTGCAAAAGCTGTCAGAAAAACAGGCGTGCTTAAAACTTTTCTTTGGAGCCAGATAATCGGCGTAATTTTGTTTTTTATAATATTCTCCTTATTTTTTAAATTGCCATTGCTTTCATTCAGCGCAATAGGCATAATCTTAACTGCAGGTTTTCTCGGGGTCATCTCATGGCTGGCTTTTTATAAAGGAATGCAGACAGGTAAAGTTTCAATTGTCAGCCCGATTGCTGCTTGTTGGGCAGTTGTTACAGTAATTTTAAGTTTGATTTTTCTTAATGAAAATTTAACCGCGCTTAAAGCCATAGGTGTAAGCTTGGCTATTTTAGGCGCTATTCTGGCATCTTTCAGGCTGCGCGATCTGTTGAAATTAAGGCTGAAAAATATTGCAGCAGGCATGGAATACGCAATAATTGCGCTGCTGGGATGGGGCGTATATTTTGTTCTTATTGGCTTCTTGGCAGATAAATTGAGCTGGTTCCTGCCGATATTTCTTATAAAAACAGCTACTGTTTTTTATTTATTGATATATTCCGGCGCAGCAAAGAAAAATATATCCTTCCCGAAAAATGCTGCATTATTTGTGCTATTAATTGGCATTCTCGAATTTATTGCCTTCTTGTCCTACGGAATTGGCATCAGTTATGAATATACTGCTGTAGTGGCCCCGATCGGCGCAGCCTTCCCAATGGTTACTGTGATCCTGGCCAGAATATTTTTTAAAGAAACATTGGAATTAAATCAAAAAATAGGCATTGTTTCTGTCTTGATCGGTTTAGTTTTGTTATCTATATAA
- a CDS encoding NAD(P) transhydrogenase subunit alpha: MIDFYLFIVFVLAIFVGFEIINKIPPILHTPLMSGSNAISGITIVGALLSLPYASPTLAAILGMFALILATINVVGGFMVTDRMLKMFEKKGGK, translated from the coding sequence ATGATTGATTTTTATTTGTTTATTGTATTTGTACTGGCAATTTTTGTAGGATTTGAAATCATCAACAAAATTCCGCCTATACTGCATACTCCTCTGATGTCGGGATCGAATGCAATTTCAGGCATTACAATAGTCGGCGCATTGCTCTCGCTTCCTTATGCAAGCCCGACACTGGCTGCTATCCTTGGCATGTTTGCCCTGATTTTAGCCACAATAAATGTTGTCGGCGGCTTTATGGTTACAGACCGAATGCTGAAGATGTTTGAAAAGAAAGGTGGAAAATAA
- a CDS encoding mRNA surveillance protein pelota, whose product MKLIYSNIRKGEAKVRVESLDDLWYLSNLIDSGDLVKGRTLRKIKIGEEGARKQAVIKKPVFIAIKAEKVEFSKTSDILRVLGVIVEGPEDITRGEHHSFNVEIGSIIEIVKEKWLRYQLDKLKEACEEETSRILICILDRDSALFALSKKQGYDLLSRIKGEVEKKAVKERVKTEFYLDVIKTMQEYIKRYKIDNVILASPSFWKEDLMKQLKDDELKKKIVLASCSSEGEEAINEVLKRKEVQTVLKKDRIAKEMNLVEELMVNIAKNALAAYGINEVENAANMGAIKVLIVADSLIRKSREEKTYDRLDAIMRNVDSAKGEVHIISSDHDGGKKLNGLGGIGAILRYKLNY is encoded by the coding sequence TTAGATGACCTATGGTATTTAAGCAACCTGATTGACAGCGGAGATTTAGTTAAAGGAAGGACTCTCAGGAAGATCAAAATCGGCGAAGAAGGAGCAAGAAAGCAGGCAGTTATCAAAAAACCAGTTTTTATTGCAATAAAGGCTGAAAAAGTTGAATTCAGCAAAACTTCAGATATTTTAAGGGTTCTCGGAGTGATTGTCGAAGGCCCGGAAGACATCACAAGAGGAGAGCATCATTCTTTTAATGTCGAGATCGGCTCGATTATAGAAATTGTAAAAGAAAAATGGCTGCGATACCAGCTGGATAAACTAAAGGAAGCATGCGAAGAAGAAACATCGCGGATTTTAATATGCATCCTAGACCGGGATTCTGCGCTGTTTGCATTGTCAAAAAAGCAGGGCTATGACTTATTGAGCAGGATAAAGGGGGAGGTTGAAAAAAAGGCAGTAAAAGAAAGAGTAAAAACAGAATTCTACCTTGATGTCATAAAAACAATGCAAGAATACATTAAACGCTACAAAATCGACAATGTGATTCTCGCAAGCCCGTCATTCTGGAAAGAAGACCTTATGAAGCAGTTAAAAGACGATGAATTGAAGAAAAAGATTGTTCTTGCATCATGCTCTTCTGAAGGCGAAGAGGCGATCAACGAAGTGCTGAAAAGGAAAGAAGTGCAGACAGTTTTAAAAAAAGACAGGATTGCAAAGGAGATGAACCTTGTTGAGGAATTAATGGTGAATATTGCAAAAAATGCTCTTGCAGCCTACGGCATAAATGAAGTAGAGAATGCAGCAAATATGGGCGCAATTAAAGTATTGATTGTTGCTGATTCTTTGATCAGGAAATCAAGGGAAGAGAAGACTTATGACAGATTGGATGCGATAATGAGGAATGTTGACAGCGCAAAGGGGGAGGTGCACATCATAAGCTCAGATCATGACGGCGGCAAGAAGCTGAATGGACTGGGCGGGATCGGTGCAATATTGAGGTATAAGCTGAATTATTGA